The proteins below come from a single Saccharophagus degradans 2-40 genomic window:
- a CDS encoding class I SAM-dependent methyltransferase, protein MNQEEITALFDQQAANYDKQWQKMSAIHNGMYFFIESLVAKLPANAKIICVGAGTGKEIQFLAKRFPGWTFTVVEPSGAMLNICRDALAKQGMDSRCYFHEGYLNTLHSTDRHDVATCFNVSHFIVDIAKRTAFFAEIADTLKPSGLLIGSDLSFDIHAQNYQSALALWFSVMSDADISAENIEKMKNAYANDVAILPQHEILSLIERAGFDSATPFYQAGLIQAYFAKRK, encoded by the coding sequence ATGAATCAAGAAGAAATCACCGCGCTCTTTGATCAGCAAGCCGCAAACTACGATAAGCAATGGCAGAAAATGTCTGCCATCCACAATGGAATGTATTTTTTTATCGAGTCATTGGTTGCAAAGCTCCCCGCTAATGCAAAAATTATCTGTGTAGGAGCGGGAACAGGTAAAGAAATACAATTTTTAGCTAAGCGCTTCCCAGGTTGGACATTTACCGTTGTGGAGCCTTCTGGGGCAATGTTAAATATTTGCCGTGATGCATTGGCAAAGCAGGGGATGGATTCCCGCTGCTACTTTCATGAGGGGTATCTGAATACGCTACATAGCACCGACAGGCATGACGTAGCAACTTGTTTTAATGTATCGCATTTTATTGTCGATATAGCCAAGCGCACGGCTTTTTTTGCTGAAATTGCAGATACACTCAAGCCTTCTGGGCTGCTAATAGGCTCAGATTTAAGCTTTGATATTCATGCTCAAAATTATCAGAGTGCGTTAGCGTTATGGTTTAGCGTAATGTCGGATGCAGATATATCTGCGGAGAATATTGAAAAGATGAAAAACGCTTATGCGAATGATGTTGCCATACTTCCGCAACACGAGATCCTATCTCTTATCGAAAGGGCAGGGTTTGATTCTGCAACACCTTTTTATCAAGCGGGTCTAATTCAGGCTTATTTTGCTAAGCGTAAGTAA
- a CDS encoding RrF2 family transcriptional regulator: MSRVLHILAHLATSDEPVTSTQIAKFQSTNPVVVRRTMGLLREHGYVESTKGRNGGWAISRPLSDITLLDIHRAFGESSLFTIGLTDEHAHCPIEKSINESLAAVMNETEALLLKRFGEITLDALYKQFPKH; encoded by the coding sequence TTGTCCCGCGTACTACATATATTGGCGCACCTTGCCACTAGCGATGAACCGGTAACATCAACCCAAATCGCCAAGTTCCAATCTACAAATCCAGTGGTGGTGCGTCGCACAATGGGGTTGCTTAGAGAACACGGCTATGTAGAGTCAACGAAAGGCCGTAATGGCGGATGGGCTATCAGTAGACCCTTAAGCGATATTACCTTACTAGATATTCACAGAGCTTTTGGGGAGTCTTCTCTATTCACTATTGGACTTACGGATGAACATGCACACTGCCCCATCGAGAAATCCATCAATGAATCATTGGCGGCTGTGATGAACGAAACTGAGGCACTTTTGCTTAAACGTTTTGGAGAAATCACATTGGACGCACTATACAAGCAATTCCCTAAGCATTAA